In one Molothrus ater isolate BHLD 08-10-18 breed brown headed cowbird chromosome 6, BPBGC_Mater_1.1, whole genome shotgun sequence genomic region, the following are encoded:
- the SYT8 gene encoding synaptotagmin-8, with product MAVAARKGRTTASLHTSITTTAWPGSLDSWLSWIPLPKWALITVAVAGAILLLLFLICIIKCCCTKKKPRKKERIGLCAVSNPTTINLVQPEMEDLEGAGVEQKRRGKLQYSLEYNFRMQELKVGVKQAVELKAMDSGGTSDPYVIVYLTSDRKKRYETKVYRKTLNPIFNESFTFQVPQAEVSESTLVMQIYDFNRFSKHDIIGEVRLPLRSVDLQHVIEQWSDLVVASKVEEEHLGEICFSLRYVPSTGKLTVLILEARQLKRMDSDGLSDPFVKVHLILNRKKWKKKRTSVKKNTLSPYFNEVFVFEVPFSQIQNVDVVISVWDHDKVTKNEPIGKLLLGCRATGNQLRHWSDMLSNPRRPLAQWHILQPPEVVDKALGLKSHLKLPLHSR from the exons ATGGCAGTGGCAGCCAGGAAGGGCAGGACTACAGCCTCCCTACACACCAGCATCACCACCACAGCTTGGCCAGGCTCCCTGGACAGCTGGCTTAGCTGGATTCCAT TACCCAAATGGGCTCTCATCACcgtggctgtggcaggggccattctcctccttctcttcctcatcTGCATCATCAAGTGCTGCTGTACCAAGAAGAAGCCCAGGAAGAAGGAGAGAATCGGCTTGTGTGCCGTCAGCAACCCCACCACGATCAACCTT GTCCAGCCCGAGATGGAGGACCTGGAGGGGGCTGGAGTAGAGCAGAAGCGGCGAGGAAAGCTGCAGTACTCCCTGGAGTACAACTTCCGCATGCAGGAG CTGAAGGTTGGTGTGAAGCAGGCAGTTGAGCTGAAGGCCATGGACAGTGGAGGCACATCTGACCCGTATGTGATTGTCTACCTAACCTCCGATAGGAAGAAGAGATATGAGACCAAGGTTTATCGAAAAACCCTGAACCCCATCTTCAACGAGAGCTTCACTTTCCAG GTACCCCAGGCTGAGGTGTCTGAATCCACACTGGTGATGCAGATCTATGACTTCAATCGCTTTTCCAAGCATGACATCATCGGTGAGGTCCGGCTGCCCCTGCGCAGTGTCGACCTGCAGCATGTCATTGAGCAGTGGAGTGACCTGGTGGTGGCCAGTAAAGTGGAG GAAGAGCATCTGGGTGAGATCTGCTTCTCTCTGCGCTACGTCCCCAGCACTGGCAAGCTGACCGTGCTCATCCTGGAAGCCAGGCAGCTGAAGCGGATGGACTCCGATGGACTGTCAG ATCCTTTTGTCAAGGTGCATCTCATACTGAAcaggaagaaatggaagaaaaaaaggacaagtgTGAAGAAAAACACCTTAAGCCCTTACTTCAACGAGGTGTTTGTTTTTGAGGTGCCTTTCAGTCAGATCCAG AATGTGGACGTGGTCATCTCCGTCTGGGATCATGACAAAGTGACCAAGAATGAGCCCATTGGCAAACTCCTCCTGGGCTGCCGAGCCACGGGCAACCAGCTGCGGCACTGGTCCGACATGCTGTCCAACCCACGGCGGCCCCTGGCCCAGTGGCAcatcctgcagcccccagaggtGGTGGACAAAGCCCTGGGACTGAAGTCCCATCTCAAGCTGCCCCTGCACTCCAGATAG
- the LOC118687791 gene encoding cytosolic 5'-nucleotidase 1A-like isoform X2: protein MLLRDGPGRAGSRGSAQGELRVEDGRAGKHSHKHQCKTERPQHSTGRCCDHQSHLQPGGGAQALPGEGQGGVHKAPAGQPGQALATRHSLCLHPGLEISKFCFVSDEDSTQYLKSHGVKLFLSADRTDVCNALRRGVSAALVFQQEVQAPRTPLRVAFDGDAVLFSDETDRIFQEQGLEGALQYERAMEAVPIGEGPLKAFAMHLGKMRKKFGQGESPIRTYLVTARSGRDMGVRAIKTLREWGLPIDEAFFMDGAPKGPILAQIQPHIFFDDGLHNIQGAQNVGVPSAWVPSCC, encoded by the exons ATGCTGCTGCGGgacgggccgggccgggccgggagcagAGGCAGCGCTCAGGGTGA GCTGAGAGTTGAagatggcagagctggaaagcaCAGTCATAAACACCAATGTAAAACAG aaaGACCCCAACACAGCACTGGTCGTTGCTGTGACCACCAGAGCCATCTTCaacctggaggaggagcacAAGCTCTACCTGGAGAAGGGCAAGGAGGAGTACACAAGGCACCAGCAGGCCAACCAGGACAAGCCCTTGCCACCAGGCACAGCCTTTGCCTTCATCCAG GCCTGGAGATCTCCAAGTTCTGCTTCGTCAGTGATGAGGACTCCACGCAGTACCTGAAGTCCCACGGCGTCAAGCTGTTCCTCTCAGCTGACAGGACAGATGTCTGCAACGCCCTCCGGAGAG GGGTCTCAGCGGCGCTCGTCTTCCAGCAAGAGGTGCAGGCTCCCAGAACTCCACTCCGCGTGGCGTTTGACGGGGACGCCGTGCTCTTCTCGGACGAGACAGACCGGATCTTCcaggagcagggcctggagggggCACTGCAGTACGAGCGGGCCATGGAGGCCGTCCCCATAGGAGAG GGTCCCCTGAAGGCTTTTGCCATGCACCTCGGGAAGATGCGTAAGAAGTTTGGCCAGGGAGAGTCCCCCATCCGCACCTACCTGGTGACAGCGCGCAGCGGCCGGGACATGGGCGTGCGAGCCATCAAAACGCTCCGGGAATGGGGTCTGCCCATCGACGAGGCTTTCTTCATGGATGGGGCTCCCAAAGGCCCCATCCTCGCCCAGATCCAGCCTCACATTTTCTTTGATGATGGGCTTCATAACATCCAAGGGGCCCAGAATGTGGGGGTACCCTCTGCCTGggtcccctcctgctgctga
- the LOC118687791 gene encoding cytosolic 5'-nucleotidase 1A-like isoform X1: MAELESTVINTNVKQKDPNTALVVAVTTRAIFNLEEEHKLYLEKGKEEYTRHQQANQDKPLPPGTAFAFIQAVQYVNKKILESNPAERDLLDILVLSNNSPESGMRIINSAKHYRLEISKFCFVSDEDSTQYLKSHGVKLFLSADRTDVCNALRRGVSAALVFQQEVQAPRTPLRVAFDGDAVLFSDETDRIFQEQGLEGALQYERAMEAVPIGEGPLKAFAMHLGKMRKKFGQGESPIRTYLVTARSGRDMGVRAIKTLREWGLPIDEAFFMDGAPKGPILAQIQPHIFFDDGLHNIQGAQNVGVPSAWVPSCC; this comes from the exons atggcagagctggaaagcaCAGTCATAAACACCAATGTAAAACAG aaaGACCCCAACACAGCACTGGTCGTTGCTGTGACCACCAGAGCCATCTTCaacctggaggaggagcacAAGCTCTACCTGGAGAAGGGCAAGGAGGAGTACACAAGGCACCAGCAGGCCAACCAGGACAAGCCCTTGCCACCAGGCACAGCCTTTGCCTTCATCCAG GCAGTGCAGTATGTTAACAAGAAGATCCTGGAGAGCAACCCAGCAGAGAGGGACCTCTTAGACATCCTGGTGCTCTCCAACAACAGCCCAGAGAGCGGCATGCGCATCATCAACAGCGCCAAGCACTACC GCCTGGAGATCTCCAAGTTCTGCTTCGTCAGTGATGAGGACTCCACGCAGTACCTGAAGTCCCACGGCGTCAAGCTGTTCCTCTCAGCTGACAGGACAGATGTCTGCAACGCCCTCCGGAGAG GGGTCTCAGCGGCGCTCGTCTTCCAGCAAGAGGTGCAGGCTCCCAGAACTCCACTCCGCGTGGCGTTTGACGGGGACGCCGTGCTCTTCTCGGACGAGACAGACCGGATCTTCcaggagcagggcctggagggggCACTGCAGTACGAGCGGGCCATGGAGGCCGTCCCCATAGGAGAG GGTCCCCTGAAGGCTTTTGCCATGCACCTCGGGAAGATGCGTAAGAAGTTTGGCCAGGGAGAGTCCCCCATCCGCACCTACCTGGTGACAGCGCGCAGCGGCCGGGACATGGGCGTGCGAGCCATCAAAACGCTCCGGGAATGGGGTCTGCCCATCGACGAGGCTTTCTTCATGGATGGGGCTCCCAAAGGCCCCATCCTCGCCCAGATCCAGCCTCACATTTTCTTTGATGATGGGCTTCATAACATCCAAGGGGCCCAGAATGTGGGGGTACCCTCTGCCTGggtcccctcctgctgctga